A single region of the Theileria annulata chromosome 4, complete sequence, *** SEQUENCING IN PROGRESS *** genome encodes:
- a CDS encoding uncharacterized protein (Tap349h10.p1c.C.cand.151 - score = 24.88), translating to MKTKDKNIKAKKAKVIKKNKNHKNKKKTKKRDLDSDLSDFEPEITEELPQDVSFKVQQLLKEANEEIPKEKIRGTDFLENDPLVSFDYPEDSAGFLPEFQTTSNTSEIWSKLNDLSNTKPTKENVMDKLRPVYNEIGIYLSRYKSGGLPKAFKVLPKMTNWSEIIQFTNPQNWTPNAMYEVTRLFSSNMNESNAEIFYLYILLPAVRENLASNKTLNHHYYESLMKAMFKPTAWFKGILLPLVQEGCTYREGAIIGSVLKKISIPVFHVSAFIIQICQYPKWFGSTSFILTILFQKKYKLPIKVIGQCLQYFYKFVNFPDHLPVIWHQSLYLFLYNYQHLLYCIDMLNEDEYKLLRELLGKHKHPQIGPAIEKLLSCTIQDVDMKL from the exons ATGAAAACCAAAGATAAGAATATTAAGGCGAAAAAGGCCAAAGTaattaaaaagaataaaaatcacaaaaataaaaaaaaaactaaaaaaagGGACCTGGATTCAGATTTATCAGACTTTGAACCAGAAATAACAGAGGAACTGCCTCAAGATGTGAGCTTCAAAGTACAACAACTCCTCAAAGAAGCTAATGAAGAGATTCCAAA GGAAAAAATAAGGGGGACTGATTTCCTGGAAAATGACCCTTTGGTTTCTTTTGATTACCCCGAAGATTCGGCTGGATTTTTGCCAGAATTCCAAACTACCTCAAACACTAGTGAAATTTGGTCAAAATTGAATGATTTATCAAACACTAAGCCCACAAAG GAAAATGTGATGGATAAATTGAGACCAGtttataatgaaattggTATATATCTATCCAGATATAAGAGTGGAGGACTTCCTAAGGCATTTAAGGTGCTCCCTAAAATGACTAACTGGTCTGAAATCATCCAGTTCACTAACCCCCAAAATTGGACCCCAAACGCAATGTACGAAGTTACACGACTTTTCTCATCTAACATGAATGAGTCAAAT GctgaaatattttatttatatatattactCCCAGCAGTTAGAGAGAACTTGGCAAGTAATAAGACTCTGAATCATCATTACTATGAATCACTGATGAAGGCGATGTTTAAGCCTACGGCTTGGTTCAAGGGGATTTTACTACCGCTAGTACAGGAG GGATGTACATATAGAGAAGGAGCAATAATTGGAAGTGTTCTGAAGAAAATTTCAATACCAGTTTTCCATGTGTCAGCATTTATAATTCAGATTTGTCAATACCCAAAATGGTTTGGTAGTACCAGTTTTATACTCACAATACTATTtcaaaaaaaatataaattaccAATTAAG gtCATTGGACAATGTTTAcagtatttttataaattcgTCAACTTCCCAGACCATTTACCAGTTATTTGGCATCAATCATTATACctatttttatacaattatcaac atttattatattgtaTAGATATGTTGAATGAagatgaatataaattattgagAGAATTATTGGGAAAACATAAACATCCACAAATTGGACCAGcaattgaaaaattattatcatgTACAATACAAGATGTTGATATGAAATTGTAA
- a CDS encoding uncharacterized protein (Tap349h10.p1c.cand.76 - score = 21.05;~1 probable transmembrane helix predicted for TA07405 by TMHMM2.0 at aa 7-29) translates to MDPASPVYYYFIIIFRLFRMLTIFPIQLLLSVPSPIPDPLITITNYKPSPNKCSCKTTCSCPHSTPSKAISTRNSPKSLNCSLNHHDFSTNSSPTINYQSNPKPKIDKNVKNSEKNVTKTLKNVTKTDKYVHKNIENPDKHSANSSRNSLTSCKTNPTKPNYKSKNPIGKGRKCSRKLKRLKKLNNSSNNTLNSTNSTQSNSLINTNTINTNNVNLNNVNLNKSIKVKSDKCVERLNILEHLGEAESLLKFERELRFSQIRSDYSLVRDRIEEKFHLVVMCCRKRQVELNSKYIEVISTLILNLSSCILF, encoded by the exons ATGGATCCAGCTTCCCCggtttattattattttataattatttttagactCTTCAGAATGCTAACAATTTTCCCAATTCAGCTACTTTTGTCTGTTCCAAGTCCA ATTCCTGACCCTCTAATTACTATAACCAATTACAAACCTTCTCCTAACAAATGCTCCTGTAAAACCACCTGTTCCTGTCCTCATTCCACTCCTTCAAAGGCCATTTCAACCCGGAATTCTCCTAAATCCTTGAATTGTTCTTTAAATCACCATGACTTTTCTACCAACTCATCTCCAACAATCAATTATCAATCTAATCCTAAACCTAAAATTGACAAGAATGTCAAGAATTCTGAGAAAAATGTAACTAAGACGTTAAAAAATGTTACGAAAACTGACAAATATGTGCACAAAAACATCGAAAATCCAGATAAACATTCTGCAAATAGCTCTAGGAATTCTCTGACGTCATGTAAAACTAATCCTACAAAGCCAAATTATAAGTCCAAAAACCCTATTGGAAAGGGTAGAAAATGCTCAAGAAAGCTTAAAAGACTaaaaaaactaaataatagCAGCAATAATACTCTCAACAGTACCAATTCAACACAATCCAACTCTCTAATAAACACCAACACTATAAACACcaataatgtaaatttaaataatgtaaatttaaataagaGTATTAAAGTGAAAAGTGATAAATGTGTTG agaGGCTGAACATTTTGGAACATTTGGGCGAGGCTGAAAGtcttttaaaatttgaacGCGAACTTCGTTTCAGTCAAATCAGGTCAGACTATAGTCTCGTCAGGGACCGTATTGAAGAGAAGTTCCACTTGGTGGTCATGTGTTGTCGTAAACGTCAGGTTGAGTTGAACAGCAAATACATCGAGGTAATCAGTacactaattttaaacttgtcaagttgtattttattctaa
- a CDS encoding 60S ribosomal protein L36, putative (Tap349h10.p1c.C.cand.152 - score = 12.85): MVEKEMKKRELRSGVSVGLNKGHTVTPIPLTSSVRPSRRKGLKTNRSALVSEVIREVCGFAPYERNLIELVKIGSASTSKRAFKFAKRRLGTHRRAKAKMNEVANIVEQQRKRRT; the protein is encoded by the exons atggTAGAAAAGGAAATGAAGAAACGTGAATTAAGGTCTGGAGTATCAG TGGGTCTTAATAAAGGACATACGGTAACTCCAATTCCACTCACAAGCTCAGTGAGACCTAGTAGAAGAAAAGGACTTAAGACGAACCGTTCAGCTCTAGTTTCCGAAGTAATTCGTGAAGTCTGCGGATTTGCGCCCTACGAGAGAAACCTAATTGAGCTCGTCAAAATCGGATCAGCTTCCACAAGTAAAAGGGCTTTTAAGTTCGCTAAGAGGCGTCTGGGAACCCATAGACGTGCAAAAGCTAAAATGAACGAAGTCGCAAATATCGTTGAACAACAACGTAAACGCCGAACTTAA
- a CDS encoding uncharacterized protein (Tap349h10.p1c.C.cand.154 - score = 33.13) yields MGKNKTPKLYLLLGIDQTATTRDVVKAYRLAALKSHPDKLQGLSKKEQEDAKNHFVQLKHAYEILKDDHKRKNYDEFGWEGEEEAAFAAAYEFYRTPVTQEDIVDFSKTYKGSKSESEDLLDFYNKYDGDLTNLLFSIPLSDTEDLDRFLDFFNKNIKSKKLKSTPNFVRTSKPKHLTSMKNKYKKTCKKAEKTENDMDFEELSAQILVILYKLMFSRLTVRRGVTISQA; encoded by the exons ATgggaaaaaataaaactcCTAAACTTTATCTTCTATTAGGCATTGACCAAACCGCTACTACTCGGGATGTTGTTAAGGCCTATAGGCTGGCCGCTCTTAAATCTCACCCTGATAAACTCCAAGGATTAAGTAAAAAAGAACAA GAAGATGCCAAAAATCACTTCGTTCAGCTCAAACATGCCTATGAAATCCTAAAGGATGACCATAAGCGCAAGAACTACGACGAATTCG GATGGGAAGGGGAAGAAGAGGCCGCATTTGCTGCAGCCTATGAGTTTTACAGGACTCCAGTCACACAAGAAGACATTGTTGACTTCTCCAAAACCTACAAAGGAAGTAAATCTGAATCTGAAGATCTTCTTGATTTCTACAATAA ATATGATGGAGACTTGAcgaatttattattttcaataccCTTATCGGATACAGAGGATTTGGATAGATTCCTTGATTTCTTTAACAAGAACATTAAGTCgaag AAACTGAAATCTACACCAAATTTCGTCAGGACGTCGAAACCAAAACACTTAACAAGcatgaaaaataaatacaaaaaGACCTGTAAAAAGGCTGAAAAAACTGAAAATGACAT gGATTTTGAAGAGCTCTCAGCCCAAattttggtaattttatataaacttaTGTTTTCAAGGCTAACCGTAAGAAGAGGAGTGACAATTTCTCAAGCCTGA
- a CDS encoding uncharacterized protein (Tap349h10.p1c.cand.73 - score = 29.74), giving the protein MDEEADDVQNNFSNVTMFSEENESPKNDTETDMFQDSYIDPEDRGFDVKIPFRTTKKKTKKSLKKLDEDFVPAQSDFRPDLDDFIDADFEEKTQTKKPTRGTGKTYFDEVIKRVKDRKRHNTKLSDEECQLHCRQLVERMISAASEDVESLKNGKPGLAKLKMLNSLSDINKPSWRQWCISEGVAVALASWLAPLSDGSLPNLSVRTKVLEIALQLPFQPSDLRDNDLGRIIVSLWNHPDETDSNRTLIRSIVQKWTRPMLGIATSYSEIQDSFVDSKPIVTSDSVYKDRKFDPKRVSVTQERIKSKLSQMYRNIESKHKTPGKATRVKITGGMK; this is encoded by the coding sequence ATGGACGAGGAGGCTGACGATGTTCAAAACAATTTTTCAAACGTGACTATGTTTTCTGAGGAGAATGAATCCCCAAAGAATGACACTGAAACAGACATGTTTCAGGATTCCTATATTGATCCTGAGGACAGAGGCTTTGATGTTAAAATTCCATTTCGCACAACTAAAAAGAAGACTAAAAAGTCGCTGAAAAAGCTTGATGAAGATTTTGTGCCAGCACAGAGTGACTTTAGGCCTGATTTGGACGATTTCATAGACGCAGACTTTGAGGAGAAAACTCAAACAAAGAAGCCTACGAGAGGGACAGGAAAAACTTACTTCGATGAGGTAATCAAGAGAGTTAAGGACCGTAAGCGCCACAATACAAAGTTATCTGACGAGGAGTGTCAGTTGCACTGCAGACAACTAGTTGAGCGGATGATCTCAGCAGCTTCAGAAGACGTTGAGTCGCTTAAGAATGGGAAACCAGGACTTGCCAAGCTAAAGATGCTCAACTCACTATCGGACATAAATAAGCCTTCATGGCGCCAATGGTGTATATCTGAAGGAGTTGCAGTAGCACTTGCCAGCTGGCTCGCACCCCTCTCTGACGGATCACTCCCTAATTTGAGTGTCAGGACTAAAGTGCTAGAGATTGCACTCCAACTTCCGTTCCAGCCTAGCGACCTTAGGGACAACGATCTCGGAAGGATAATCGTATCGCTTTGGAACCACCCAGACGAAACTGACTCAAATCGCACTCTCATCAGGTCAATTGTTCAGAAGTGGACTAGACCAATGTTAGGAATTGCAACCTCCTACTCTGAAATCCAAGACTCATTTGTCGACAGTAAGCCCATCGTAACCTCAGATTCAGTCTACAAGGACCGGAAATTCGACCCGAAACGAGTTTCAGTTACTCAGGAACGCATCAAAAGCAAGTTATCACAGATGTACAGAAATATAGAATCCAAACATAAAACGCCTGGGAAAGCTACCAGGGTCAAAATCACAGGTggaatgaaataa
- a CDS encoding 26S proteasome (regulatory) subunit, putative (Tap349h10.p1c.cand.75 - score = 26.94), whose amino-acid sequence MELVNKTSPLGMGTKVVVHPIVLLSVVDHYNRCAQGTSRRVVGTILGETISGELHITNSYAIPFEEDTKNPLVWYFDHNYHENMFKMFKKINAKERVLGWYSTGPKCKLADLEIHEIYRKYCPHPIYIIVDITQKDELPIEAYLSVEEPTSDSRFRRTFVHVPFSVGSFDAEEVGLEHLLRDLTNSTTSTLSKKVESKISALRSLVSKLTEMVDYLGGVISGTYTLNPSIVYMLQDIFNMFPAMDDEELIEAFAINMNDTTMTSYLGTIIRTMIALHNLINNMAENKRRSQLKLSSTT is encoded by the exons atggAGTTAGTGAATAAAACCTCCCCTCTGGGTATGGGCACTAAGGTCGTGGTTCATCCCATTGTTCTTCTCTCCGTTGTGGACCATTACAACAGGTGTGCCCAGGGCACTTCCCGGAGAGTTGTTGGCACGATTTTGGGCGAGACAATCAGTGGAGAACTCCACATCACAAATTCTTACGCTATCCCTTTCGAGGAAGACACGAAAAACCCTCTCGTTTGGTACTTTGATCACAATTATCATGAGAATATGTTCAAAATGTTCAAAAAG ATTAATGCTAAAGAGCGTGTTCTTGGTTGGTATAGTACTGGTCCGAAGTGCAAATTGGCTGACTTAGAAATTCACGAAATTTATCGCAAATACTGTCCACATCCAATCTACATTATTGTAGATATCACTCAA aAGGATGAATTGCCCATTGAGGCTTACTTATCTGTTGAGGAACCTACTAGTGACTCTCGCTTCCGCAGAACTTTTGTTCACGTTCCATTTTCTGTTG GTTCTTTTGATGCTGAGGAGGTTGGTTTGGAGCATCTTCTCAGAGATTTAACCAATTCCACTACTTCTACACTCTCCAAAAAg GTCGAGAGTAAGATTAGTGCTTTGAGATCTCTGGTTTCTAAGCTTACTGAAATGGTTGACTATCTCGGCGGTGTTATTTCAGGAACTTACACCCTAAATCCATCAATAGTATATATGTTACAG GACATATTTAACATGTTTCCAGCCATGGACGATGAAGAACTAATTGAGGCGTTTGCGATTAATATGAACGACACGACGATGACTTCGTACCTCGGAACCATCATCAGAACAATGATTGCACTCCACAATCTTATAAATAACATGGCCGAAAATAAGAGAAGATCCCAACTTAAATTGTCATCCACAACTTAA
- a CDS encoding uncharacterized protein (Tap349h10.p1c.C.cand.153 - score = 20.36), with translation MSKGLRSKTLRRYRTAKRQVVEGVKYYPSVVESYKKIRLIQQGKYVQPVRKPNKFLYPEDENAVFPQSIPKMPLDLRSENVPLAGLAGPRGRRKFEPGELEDSGMSLKMDKKTMLASGPLMDLDNQNLDIQSTAREGHFKSGKAKKYASNKLNSINKLKKSKKS, from the exons atgtcAAAGGGGCTGAGATCAAAAACGCTAAGGCGTTATAGAACAGCAAAACGACAAGTCGTTGAAG GAGTCAAGTATTATCCAAGTGTAGTAGAATCTTACAAGaaaattagattaattCAGCAAGGGAAGTACGTTCAGCCCGTTCGGAAaccaaataaatttttatatccAG aagATGAAAACGCAGTTTTTCCGCAATCCATTCCAAAAATGCCTCTAGATCTGAGATCAGAGAATGTACCCTTGGCAG GACTTGCTGGGCCTCGTGGTAGGCGTAAATTCGAGCCTGGTGAGCTTGAGGATTCTGGAATGAGTCTGAAGATGGACAAGAAGACCATGTTGGCTTCAGGCCCTCTCATGGACCTCGATAACCAGAACTTGGATATCCAGAGCACTGCCAGAGAAGGCCATTTCAAGTCTGGAAAGGCCAAGAAATACGCCTCAAACAAGCTgaatagtattaataagCTCAAGAAATCTAAGAAATCGTAA
- a CDS encoding Spm1 homologue, putative (Tap349h10.p1c.cand.74 - score = 18.68) translates to MSFFSNNSLQQSSFPSFTSNQNQSLNNSQPFSGFSNSTPLVSPQTNSLLGIYIFFILYKFIGNSFNSTQSTGSIFGQSQPSQSIFGQSKPSLFGQSQPSQSIFGQTSQSNTGSIFGQSQPSQSIFGQNSQSNTGSIFGQNTQSSGSIFGQNSQSSGSIFGQSTSGSIFGQTQPNQSIFGQSQPGQSIFGQNTQSTGSIFGQTSKSNTGSIFGQSQPSQSIFGQNTQSSGSIFGQPQPNQSIFGQSQTSIFSPTEPSDSVLGQNNMSTGPLLDQTATAINSTFDENSIISELTNKQKEFIYELWMEDAFKSENFEVNFKPLIPCLGWKDTRIPTKFKSLRQFQFLINLLHV, encoded by the coding sequence atgtcatttttttcaaataattccCTACAACAAAGTTCTTTTCCTTCTTTTACATCTAATCAAAATCAAAGCCTAAACAATTCTCAGCCGTTTTCCGGCTTCTCCAATTCAACTCCCTTAGTCTCTCCTCAAACCAACTCACTTTTaggtatttatatattttttatattatacaaatttatagGAAACTCTTTTAATAGTACACAATCTACTGGTTCCATTTTTGGTCAATCTCAACCCAGTCAGTCGATATTTGGTCAATCTAAACCTTCATTATTCGGACAATCTCAACCCAGTCAATCAATTTTTGGACAAACGAGTCAATCCAATACTGGTTCTATATTTGGTCAAAGTCAACCTTCTCAATCAATTTTTGGACAAAATTCACAATCTAATACTGGTTCTATATTTGGTCAGAACACACAATCAAGTGGTTCAATATTTGGTCAAAATAGTCAGTCTAGTGGTTCTATATTCGGACAATCCACCAGTGGATCTATATTTGGACAAACACAGCCTAATCAATCTATATTTGGGCAAAGTCAACCCGGCCAATCAATATTCGGTCAGAACACACAATCTACCGGTTCTATATTTGGTCAAACCAGCAAATCCAACACTGGTAGTATATTTGGTCAATCTCAGCCAAGCCAATCTATATTTGGACAGAATACACAATCAAGTGGCTCAATTTTTGGTCAACCTCAACCCAATCAATCAATATTTGGCCAAAGTCAAACTTCAATATTCAGTCCAACGGAGCCAAGTGACAGCGTTTTGGGGCAAAATAATATGTCAACAGGCCCTTTATTAGATCAAACTGCCACAGCAATTAATTCAACATTTGATgaaaattcaataattagCGAACTAACAAATAAACAAAAGGAATTTATTTATGAACTTTGGATGGAAGATGCATTCAAATCAGAAAATTTCGaggtaaattttaaaccaTTAATTCCATGTTTAGGATGGAAAGATACCAGAATTCCCaccaaatttaaatcactTCGTCAATTTCAGtttctaattaatttattacatgtGTAA